The nucleotide window GAGGAACTATCTTTTTTCCCGCTGGTGAATACTTAACTGGAGCATTAAAACTAAGAAGCAACATTACAATTTATTTGGATTCGGGCGCGCTTCTGAAATTTTCAGAGAATTTTGATGATTACCTACCTTATGTGGAAATGCGTTATGAAGGAATCGTGATGCAGACATTTTCTCCATTATTTTATGCAAAAGATGCCGAAAATATTACCATCAAAGGAAGAGGTGTAATCGACGGTCAGGGAAAAGCGTGGTGGAATGAAGTCTATCGAATCGAAACTGCCAAAGGCCCGATTCCGGAAACCAAATACCAAAAAATGTGGGTAGAACAAAACAAAGGAATTGTTTATGAACCTTACTACAAAAGAACGATTGACAAACACTTTTTCAGACCTTCTTTCTTTCAAACTTACAATTGCAAAAACATTTTGATTGAGGGTGTGACCTTCCAAAATTCTCCTTTTTGGACAATAAATCCTGAATTTTGTGACAATGTAACTGTTACGGGTATTACGATTTTCAATCCGTATTCGCCAAATACCGACGGGATTAATCCTTCTTCTTGCAAGAATGTGCATATTTCAAATTGCCATATCAGCGTAGGCGACGATTGTATTACCATCAAATCAGGAAGAGACGCTGACGGGCGAAAATACGGAAAAGCTTGTGAAAACATAACAATCACCAACTGCACAATGTTAAGCGGTCACGGTGGAGTTGTAATTGGAAGCGAAATGTCGGGCGGAATCAAAAAAGTCACCATTTCCAACTGCGTTTTTGACGGAACGGACAGAGGAATTCGCATCAAATCGGCTCGTGGTCGCGGAGGTGTTGCCGAAGATATTCGCGTTGATAATATCGTGATGAAAAACATCAAGGAAGAAGCTTTTGTTTTGGATTTGTTTTACGATAAAGACAATGCGGTGGAACCGGTTACCGAGCGAACTCCGATTTTCAGAAACATTCATATGAGTAATATTACCGGTGGAAACGTAAATAAAGCGGGAGTTATTCGAGGAATTTCCGAAATGCCAATTCAGAATATCTCTTTTTCAGACATCAACATTGATGGAAAAGAAGGTTTCTCTGTAATCACGGCATCTGATGTTGAATTTCACGATGTAAAAGTGAATGCGACAGTGGGATCCTCTTTCAAAATCAGCGATTCTAAAAATCTGATTCTTGAAAATTCAGGTTCGTCAACTCCTATAAAGGGAACTCCGGTTATCAAATTGGACAATGTTTCCAATGTAATGATTAACAATAATTTCCCTTTCAATGCAACCGATATTTTCATTGAAGCAGATGGAAAAGAAACGAAAAATATTTTTGTGAAAAATAATGTTTTCAATAACGTTTCGACGGTGGTTAAAAAAGGCGCGAGTTTAGATAAAAAAGCAATTGTAGAATAATCCCCACCCCAACCCTCCCCGAAGGGGATGGAGCCAAAACAAAATTGTTGGTGGCGAAAAAGACAGAAACAAGATTTGTAATACTATTCCAATTTTGGAAATAATATAAAATATAATGTTCACAATAAAAAAACATTCCAATAATCACATCTCGGCTCCCTCTCCTTTGGGGAGGGTTGGGGTGGGGATTTTATTATTTTTCACTTTATTAAGTTATTCCCAAAAAAAGAAAGAAATCTATTTGTTCACGTCTTTCAGGGAACCTGCTACTGAAGGTTTGTATCTCGCCTACAGCGAAGACGGCTACAATTGGAAAGGCCTTGAAGGATCGTTTCTAAAACCCGAAATTGGCGGAAGCGAAACCAAAATTATGCGTGATCCATCAATTACAAAAGGCGCAGACGGAACCTATCATTTGGTTTGGACAACCGATTGGAAAGGCGGAAACGGTTTTGGATATGCTAGTTCAAAAGATTTGATTCATTGGTCAGAACAACAATATATTCCCGTAATGAAACACGAACCCGAAGTGGTAAACGTGTGGGCTCCCGAAATTTTTTATGACGATGTCAAGAAAGAATACATCATTATTTGGGCATCAACCATTCCATTCCGATTTGCAAAAGGAGTGGAAGACGAAAAAAACAACCACCGAATGTATTTCGTAACCACTAAGGATTTCAAAACCTTTTCGGATACCAAATTATATTATGATCCCGGTTTCAGTGTGATTGACTGCGTGATTGTCAAAAAAGGCAAGAACGATTATGTTTTGGTTTTAAAAGATAATACAAGACCAATGCGAAACATTAAAGTGGCTTTCGGGAAATCGCCTTTGGGGCCTTTCGGAAAAAGTTCGGAGCCATTGACGGCCTATCTTTCAGAAGGGCCAACAGTGGTAAAAGTCGGTAAAAAATGGCTGTTGTATTATGACAATTACGGATCCAAAAACTATAAAGCCCTAAGTACTTCCGATTTTGTAAAATTCGAAGATGTTTCCTCAAAAATAAGCCTTCCCGAAGGACACAAACACGGAACGATTACAACTATTTCCGAAGAAGTTTTAAAAGAATTAATTGAAAAGAAGTAAAATATAATGCCACAGATTAAAAGAAAATACAAATAAAAATCTGCGTAAATCTGAGACCCGAGCGATAGCGAACAGGCGAAGCAAATCTGCGTGAAAAAATAAGTAAGCAAATTCAGGAATAAAATCCGTGGCAAAAAAGAAAAATAATGACTGCATTTAAAAACATAAAAACCAATATAGTAACAGCATCAGCAATCCTACTGACTTGCGGAGCTGTAACTTCTGCATTGGCACAAAATGATACCGTACGATATACAGGCAAAACACTTTCGAATGTCGATTACCACCACGGGCAATTAGCTCCCGCAGTTGGAGTTCACGCGACACAGATAATGCGCGCAAGCAGGGAACATCCCGAAAAAGCCGATGGTTTGGGATGGACTTACAACCACCAACCGATGATGGCGTATTGGAACAATACCTTTTATTTGAATTATTTGAGCGATCCAACAGGAGAACATATTCCGCCAAGTCAAACTTTTTTAATGACTTCGAAAGACGGCGTGACTTGGACAAAACCTACAGTGCTTTTTCCAATCTATAAAGTTCCCGATGGTTTTAAAAAAGAAGGAATGGAAGGCGTTGCCAAAAATATGGATGCGATTATGCACCAACGTATTGGCTTTTATGTTACTTCCGACAAAAAATTGATTGCTATGGGTTATTATGGTGTAGCATTGGATAAAAAAGATGACCCAAATGACGGAAAAGGAATTGGCCGTGTCGTTCGCGAAATCTACAAAGACGGGACTTTTGGACCAATTTATTTTATCCGATACAATAAAACCGGAAATCCGTTGCCAACAACCTTTCCGTTTTACACCAAAAGCAAGGACAAGAAATTTATCAAAGCTTGTGACGAATTATTGTCTAAACCTTTGTTGATGCAACAATGGGTGGAAGAAGCCGATCGTGATGATGAATTGATTCCGTTAAAAAAACAATACAAAGCTTTTAATTATTACCATTTGCCAAACGGAAATGTAGTCGGTTTATGGAAATTTGCTTTGACATCCATCAGTAAAGACGAAGGAAAAACTTGGGAATACATCCCAACAAGAGCGCCTGGTTTTGTCAACAGCAATGCCAAGATTTGGGGACAAAAAACTTCGGATAACCGTTATGCAACTGTTTATAATCCGTCAGAATACCGTTGGCCATTGGCTATTTCAACTTCTGATGACGGATTGAACTACAAAGATTTATTGTTGGTTCACGGCGAAGTGAGTCCGATGCGTTACGGCGGAAACTACAAATCGGCAGGACCACAATACGTTCGAGGAATTTCCGAAACTGACGGAACTCCGCCTGACGGAAAACTGTGGGTAAGCTACAGTATGAACAAAGAAGATATTTGGGTGGCTTCGATTCCGGTTCCGGTGACTAGCGAAGTGAAAGAAAATGTCAATGATGTTTTCAATGATTTGCCAAATGGAGAAGAATTAAAATTATGGAATACCTATGATTTGGCTTGGGCTTCCGCCAAAGTGGAAAAGAAAACGGACGGCAAAAAAAGCCTAACTTTAAGAGATCAAGATGCTTTTGATTATTCCCGTGCCGAGCGCGTGATTCCGTTTGCCAAAAAAATGGAAGCCACTTTTACTGTTAAGCCTGAACAAAACAATCACGGTTTACTGCAGGTGGAATTTCAAAATGCACAAGGACTTCCTGCGATTCGCTTGGAATTCGATTCGGATGGGGAATTGAAAGCAAAAAATGGCGCCCGTTTTGGGGGCATTATGAAATATGAAGCCGGAAAGGAATATACTGTTACGGTTAAACTGAATGTGGCTAGTCGTTCTTATACCGTAAAAGTGAATGACGGCAAAGAAACCAACAAAATATTCTTTGCTCCGGTCGACGGAATTTCACGCATTATGTTCCGTACGGGAGAGCAACGTTATACACCAAATGCAGACACAGAACCGGATACACCGGATTTTACAGATTTGCCGGATACAGGAAAATTAATTCCCGAGGCGGTGTTTAATATTGAATCGTTGGTTACGAAAAAAATATAAAAAAATACAACCACAAATTCCGCAAATTTCCGCAAATCTATAGCTGAAAGAAACAGAATAATTTGTGAAAATTTGTGCAATTTGTGGTAAAAAAATATATAGTGTGAAGTTTTTCAAAAACATATTATTCCTCTTTTGTCTTCTAATAACATTCATTTCGAATGGACAAATTTCTGCCGAGCATTTAACTTGTGAAATGGTCGAAAATCCTTTGGCCGTAGTTCAAAACCAACCGAGATTAAGTTGGCAATTGGCTTCAAAAGAATCAAATGTAACACAATCGGCTTATCAGATTTTAGTCGCTTCATCCGAAGAAAAACTAAAAAAAGACCAAGGCGATGTTTGGGACAGCGGAAAAGTAAACTCGGATAAAAATCTTAAAATAAATTATGGAGGTACTTCTTTAAAAAATGAAGCCAAATACTTCTGGAAAGTTAAAGTTTGGAATCAAAAAGGGAAACCTTCCAATTGGAGTAAAATTAATTCTTTCCGAATTGCACCTTCAGAATCGGCTTTGAATCCAACTTGGATTGGGGCGATTACAAAGGCTGACAGTCATTTGCCGGAAGGCCGAAATTATCATACGGCCACTTTCAACAAAGAGAAAAAAGCGTCTTTAATCAACGCTTCCGATTCTTTGTCACGCAGAAGTATTATGCTTCGCAAAGCTTTTGAAGTAAAGAAAGAAATCAAGGAAGCTGTAGTTTACATTTCAGGTTTAGGACATTACGAACTGACGATTAACGGAAAAAAAATTGGCAACAGTGAGTTTGCTCCTTTGTGGTCAGACTATGATAAAACGGTCAATTTCAACACTTATGAATTGACTGCGAAAGAACTGCAAAATGGTGAAAATGTAATCGGTGTGCTGTTAGGAAACGGAATGTACAATACGCTTGCCGAACGCTATTCGAAGTTTTATGTGAGTTTTGGACCGCCGACTTTGTTTTTCAAAATGAAAGTGGTTTACAAAGACGGTTCAGAAGAAATCGTGAAATCAGACGAAAGCTGGAAATACAGCAAAAGCCCGATTACGTTCAATAGTATTTTTGGTGGTGAAGATTACAATGCCAATCTGGAGCAAAAAGGTTGGAACAACAAAGGATTCAACGATTCGAATTGGAAAAAAGTAGTCGTTCATGAAGCGCCAAAAGGAACTTTGAGAGCACAAACGACATCACCAATTATCGTTCAAAAACAATACGAAGTTAAGGAGGCCAAAGAGCTGAAACCTAATTTCTATATTTTTAATATGGGGCAAAATCTTTCCGGTTTTCCGACTATTAAAGTGAAAGGAAAAAAAGGACAGACGGTTCGTGTTTGGGTGGGCGAAAGCCTGAATGAAGATGGAACTGTTGGACAGGGAAAAACAGGAAAACCGTATTATTACGACTATACTTTGAAAGGTGAAGGCATCGAAGAATGGCGACCTAATTTCAGTTATTACGGCTATCAATATGTTCAGATTGAGAACATCAATTACAAAGAAGACAAGAACAAAGATCTTCCGACATTGGTTGATTTGAAATCAAATTTTATATACAATTCGGCTGGAGAAGCGGGAACTTTTGAATGTTCCAATGACATCTTCAATAAAGCACACTGGCTGATTAATAATGCCATAAAAAGTAATTTTCAAAGCGTTTTCACCGATTGTCCACAACGCGAAAAATTGGGTTGGATTGAAGAAATACATTTAAACGGTCCTGGATTGCTTTTCAATTATAATTTGGAAAGTTTTATTCCCGCAACGATGCAAA belongs to Flavobacterium aquiphilum and includes:
- a CDS encoding glycoside hydrolase family 28 protein, producing the protein MKIKNILIILCFITGLNTAFANDGWYNILNEGGNNKGIKCTEAIQKTIEKAAANGGGTIFFPAGEYLTGALKLRSNITIYLDSGALLKFSENFDDYLPYVEMRYEGIVMQTFSPLFYAKDAENITIKGRGVIDGQGKAWWNEVYRIETAKGPIPETKYQKMWVEQNKGIVYEPYYKRTIDKHFFRPSFFQTYNCKNILIEGVTFQNSPFWTINPEFCDNVTVTGITIFNPYSPNTDGINPSSCKNVHISNCHISVGDDCITIKSGRDADGRKYGKACENITITNCTMLSGHGGVVIGSEMSGGIKKVTISNCVFDGTDRGIRIKSARGRGGVAEDIRVDNIVMKNIKEEAFVLDLFYDKDNAVEPVTERTPIFRNIHMSNITGGNVNKAGVIRGISEMPIQNISFSDINIDGKEGFSVITASDVEFHDVKVNATVGSSFKISDSKNLILENSGSSTPIKGTPVIKLDNVSNVMINNNFPFNATDIFIEADGKETKNIFVKNNVFNNVSTVVKKGASLDKKAIVE
- a CDS encoding glycoside hydrolase family 43 protein; translation: MFTIKKHSNNHISAPSPLGRVGVGILLFFTLLSYSQKKKEIYLFTSFREPATEGLYLAYSEDGYNWKGLEGSFLKPEIGGSETKIMRDPSITKGADGTYHLVWTTDWKGGNGFGYASSKDLIHWSEQQYIPVMKHEPEVVNVWAPEIFYDDVKKEYIIIWASTIPFRFAKGVEDEKNNHRMYFVTTKDFKTFSDTKLYYDPGFSVIDCVIVKKGKNDYVLVLKDNTRPMRNIKVAFGKSPLGPFGKSSEPLTAYLSEGPTVVKVGKKWLLYYDNYGSKNYKALSTSDFVKFEDVSSKISLPEGHKHGTITTISEEVLKELIEKK
- a CDS encoding glycoside hydrolase family 78 protein, with the translated sequence MKFFKNILFLFCLLITFISNGQISAEHLTCEMVENPLAVVQNQPRLSWQLASKESNVTQSAYQILVASSEEKLKKDQGDVWDSGKVNSDKNLKINYGGTSLKNEAKYFWKVKVWNQKGKPSNWSKINSFRIAPSESALNPTWIGAITKADSHLPEGRNYHTATFNKEKKASLINASDSLSRRSIMLRKAFEVKKEIKEAVVYISGLGHYELTINGKKIGNSEFAPLWSDYDKTVNFNTYELTAKELQNGENVIGVLLGNGMYNTLAERYSKFYVSFGPPTLFFKMKVVYKDGSEEIVKSDESWKYSKSPITFNSIFGGEDYNANLEQKGWNNKGFNDSNWKKVVVHEAPKGTLRAQTTSPIIVQKQYEVKEAKELKPNFYIFNMGQNLSGFPTIKVKGKKGQTVRVWVGESLNEDGTVGQGKTGKPYYYDYTLKGEGIEEWRPNFSYYGYQYVQIENINYKEDKNKDLPTLVDLKSNFIYNSAGEAGTFECSNDIFNKAHWLINNAIKSNFQSVFTDCPQREKLGWIEEIHLNGPGLLFNYNLESFIPATMQNISDSQRDNGLIPTIVPEYVVFGGDFTDSPEWGVTGVILPWMYYEYYGDASLIEKYYPVMKKYVDYLGTKATDHIVSHGLGDWYDYGTHAAGYSKNSPIALSATSHYFYGASLVAKAAKLLNKTEDVAKYEALTLDIKKAFNDKFFNVETKQYGTNSQFSNAVPVFMDIVEPQYKQAVMQNLLADIKAKGDRLTTGDVGNRYLFQALAQNGENETMYKMNNHYDAPGYGFQIKFGLTTLTEQWDPRKGNSWNHFMMGQIEEWFYQSLAGIVPDSNNPGFKHFFIQPEVVGDMTFAKAEYQSIYGKIASAWEKKDGKLILKVEIPANTSATIKLPVSKDSEIKMNKKSVSTVFDEKTKKPTLELGSGIYTIECKI
- a CDS encoding six-hairpin glycosidase, with product MTAFKNIKTNIVTASAILLTCGAVTSALAQNDTVRYTGKTLSNVDYHHGQLAPAVGVHATQIMRASREHPEKADGLGWTYNHQPMMAYWNNTFYLNYLSDPTGEHIPPSQTFLMTSKDGVTWTKPTVLFPIYKVPDGFKKEGMEGVAKNMDAIMHQRIGFYVTSDKKLIAMGYYGVALDKKDDPNDGKGIGRVVREIYKDGTFGPIYFIRYNKTGNPLPTTFPFYTKSKDKKFIKACDELLSKPLLMQQWVEEADRDDELIPLKKQYKAFNYYHLPNGNVVGLWKFALTSISKDEGKTWEYIPTRAPGFVNSNAKIWGQKTSDNRYATVYNPSEYRWPLAISTSDDGLNYKDLLLVHGEVSPMRYGGNYKSAGPQYVRGISETDGTPPDGKLWVSYSMNKEDIWVASIPVPVTSEVKENVNDVFNDLPNGEELKLWNTYDLAWASAKVEKKTDGKKSLTLRDQDAFDYSRAERVIPFAKKMEATFTVKPEQNNHGLLQVEFQNAQGLPAIRLEFDSDGELKAKNGARFGGIMKYEAGKEYTVTVKLNVASRSYTVKVNDGKETNKIFFAPVDGISRIMFRTGEQRYTPNADTEPDTPDFTDLPDTGKLIPEAVFNIESLVTKKI